A portion of the Babylonia areolata isolate BAREFJ2019XMU chromosome 16, ASM4173473v1, whole genome shotgun sequence genome contains these proteins:
- the LOC143291296 gene encoding tetraspanin-18B-like: MASIAVKATKLTLVFINLLFVAVGICGMAMGTWVLLYRERVRPLVMMDVATNDLGLLQKAAALLITSGLVLFFLGFVGCCAVHRKQRCLHVLYIGLVVLCCVLTISACAVAFVFRDQVEDDLLSHLQTKLKTEYQGFSTSTIDFSQALDYTQVKFQCCGIQSEEDFQHAVNWTVRNSSKVPLSCCRQNDRDAFLDDNFYTIADTRCPQFPNSTNSFVETPCYGTLKAWLEEEAYMLGGVAIAAILLQILAVLVMLALMCLGPKQNNMLYRDHL, from the exons ATGGCCAGCATCGCGGTGAAGGCGACAAAGCTGACCCTCGTTTTCATCAACCTTCTCTTCGTT GCAGTGGGTATCTGCGGAATGGCCATGGGTACCTGGGTACTGCTGTACCGGGAGCGGGTCCGGCCTCTGGTCATGATGGATGTGGCCACCAACGACCTCGGCCTCCTGCAGAAGGCGGCCGCCCTGCTCATCACCTCAGGCCTGGTGCTGTTCTTCCTCGGCTTCGTCGGCTGCTGTGCCGTGCACAGGAAGCAGCGGTGTTTGCACGTGCTc TACATAGgactggtggtgttgtgttgtgtcctgacCATCAGCGCCTGTGCCGTCGCGTTCGTATTCCGGGACCAG GTTGAGGACGACTTGCTGAGTCACCTGCAGACGAAGCTGAAAACAGAGTACCAGGGCTTCTCCACTTCCACCATCGATTTCTCCCAGGCCTTGGACTACACACAGGTGAAG TTTCAGTGCTGTGGGATCCAGAGCGAAGAGGACTTCCAGCACGCTGTCAACTGGACGGTGAGAAACTCCTCCAAGGTCCCCCTCAGCTGCTGTCGGCAGAACGACag AGACGCCTTTCTGGACGATAACTTCTACACCATCGCCGATACCAGGTGCCCGCAGTTTCCAAACTCCACCAATTCTTTCGTCGAAACG CCGTGCTATGGGACACTGAAAGCCTGGCTGGAGGAAGAGGCCTACATGCTGGGTGGAGTGGCCATCGCTGCCATCCTGCTGCAG ATATTGGCCGTCCTCGTAATGTTGGCCTTGATGTGCCTGGGACCGAAACAGAACAACATGCTGTATCGAGACCATCTCTGA